One genomic region from Ralstonia pseudosolanacearum encodes:
- a CDS encoding MFS transporter, translated as MQRLARLIAPRFHYGWIALAVVFLILLCAAGTRATPSVMMLPLEHEFGWSRGTISLAISIGIALYGLTGPFAAASMQYFGIRPTVLGALVVLISGTALSAMMSQPWQMVLLWGVMVGGGTGVAAITLGATVVNRWFTSHRGLAMGILTASSATGQLVFLPMMAAVVERHGWRPVVLIVAGALVLLLPIVGFLLPESPKSVGLRTYGAPADAPEADHGPRTNPITLALHTLMQAMRKRDFWLLFGSFFICGASTNGYIGTHFIAMCADHGMTEVKGASLLAAMGIFDLVGTTLSGWLSDRYNSRVLLFWYYGLRGLSLIYLPYAFGFEFFGLPVFAIFYGLDWIATVPPTVRLTNDVFGKAAAPIVFGWIVAGHQLGAAFATLGAGLMRASLGNYTLASMISGGLCVAGAFLVLRIHRQRKPDAEASGQPATA; from the coding sequence ATGCAGCGACTCGCCCGCCTCATCGCGCCCCGCTTCCACTACGGCTGGATCGCCCTGGCCGTGGTGTTCCTGATTCTCCTGTGCGCCGCCGGCACGCGCGCCACGCCCAGCGTGATGATGCTGCCGCTCGAGCACGAGTTCGGCTGGAGCCGCGGCACGATCTCGCTGGCGATCTCGATCGGCATCGCCCTGTATGGGCTGACCGGGCCGTTCGCGGCGGCGTCGATGCAGTACTTCGGCATCCGGCCGACGGTGCTGGGGGCGCTGGTGGTACTGATCTCGGGGACGGCGCTGTCGGCCATGATGAGCCAGCCGTGGCAGATGGTGCTGCTGTGGGGCGTGATGGTGGGCGGCGGCACGGGCGTAGCGGCGATCACGCTCGGCGCGACGGTGGTCAACCGCTGGTTCACCTCGCACCGCGGGCTGGCGATGGGCATCCTGACGGCCAGCTCCGCCACCGGCCAGTTGGTCTTCCTGCCGATGATGGCGGCGGTGGTCGAGCGCCACGGCTGGCGGCCGGTGGTGCTGATCGTGGCGGGCGCGCTGGTGCTGCTGCTGCCGATCGTCGGCTTCCTGCTGCCGGAATCGCCCAAGAGCGTCGGGCTGCGTACCTACGGCGCGCCGGCCGATGCGCCCGAGGCCGACCACGGCCCGCGCACCAACCCGATCACACTGGCCCTGCACACGCTGATGCAAGCGATGCGCAAGCGCGACTTCTGGCTGCTCTTTGGCAGCTTCTTCATCTGCGGCGCCAGCACCAACGGCTATATCGGCACGCACTTCATCGCCATGTGTGCGGACCACGGCATGACGGAGGTCAAGGGCGCGAGCCTGCTGGCGGCGATGGGCATCTTCGACCTGGTCGGCACCACGCTGTCGGGCTGGCTGTCCGACCGCTACAACAGCCGCGTGCTGCTGTTCTGGTACTACGGGCTGCGCGGCCTGTCGCTGATCTACCTGCCGTATGCGTTCGGCTTCGAGTTCTTCGGGCTGCCGGTGTTCGCGATCTTCTATGGGCTGGACTGGATCGCCACCGTGCCGCCCACCGTGCGCCTGACCAACGACGTGTTCGGCAAGGCAGCCGCACCCATCGTGTTCGGGTGGATCGTCGCCGGGCACCAGCTGGGGGCGGCCTTCGCCACGCTGGGCGCAGGCCTGATGCGCGCCTCGCTGGGCAACTACACGCTGGCGTCGATGATCTCGGGCGGGCTGTGCGTGGCGGGCGCTTTTCTAGTGCTGCGCATCCACCGCCAGCGCAAACCCGACGCGGAGGCCTCGGGCCAGCCCGCCACCGCCTGA
- a CDS encoding DUF58 domain-containing protein: MPLWSALLRALPGLRFARERVQRFLSRPRRPRDGAIRLDRRHVYILPTATGAGFALLLVAMLLTSLNYNVSLGFLLTFLLAGVMASAMWQTHRNLVDLEVRGAVGEPVFAGRAVNVSVALANATAWARVGVETGARDAAPAESSLDAHDGTLTALSFGAQPRGWFRLPRLTVSTRFPLGLFRAWSYADAPLTLLVYPEPEAAAPPLPAAFAPDPGEADDPRVARPRPDVAADQLRPYRPGDPLRSIAWKHSARLDTWLTRSGQQVRHAQCVLAWDALPPPMEAEARLSRLCAWVLAAEQAPDGEAPEYTLVLPGLAIGPARGPAHRDACLRALALWGRPPVPEAAA; the protein is encoded by the coding sequence ATGCCGCTGTGGAGCGCGTTGTTGCGCGCGTTGCCGGGCCTGCGCTTCGCGCGCGAGCGCGTGCAGCGCTTCCTGTCGCGCCCGCGCCGTCCGCGCGACGGCGCGATCCGTCTCGATCGCCGCCACGTCTACATCCTGCCCACCGCCACCGGGGCCGGCTTTGCGCTGCTGCTGGTCGCCATGCTGCTGACCTCGCTCAACTACAACGTCAGCCTCGGTTTCCTGCTGACCTTCCTGCTGGCGGGCGTGATGGCCTCGGCCATGTGGCAGACGCACCGCAACCTGGTCGACCTGGAGGTGCGCGGTGCGGTGGGCGAGCCCGTGTTTGCGGGCCGCGCCGTCAACGTGAGCGTGGCGCTGGCCAACGCGACCGCGTGGGCGCGCGTGGGCGTGGAGACCGGTGCGCGCGATGCCGCACCGGCGGAGTCCTCGCTCGACGCGCACGACGGCACGCTGACGGCGCTGTCCTTCGGGGCGCAGCCGCGCGGCTGGTTCCGCCTGCCGCGCTTGACCGTGTCGACGCGGTTTCCGCTCGGGCTGTTCCGCGCCTGGAGCTATGCCGATGCGCCGCTGACGCTGCTGGTCTACCCCGAGCCGGAGGCCGCTGCGCCGCCGCTGCCGGCCGCCTTCGCGCCCGACCCCGGCGAGGCGGACGACCCGCGCGTCGCCCGCCCACGCCCCGATGTGGCCGCCGACCAGCTGCGGCCCTATCGCCCCGGCGATCCGCTGCGCAGCATCGCGTGGAAGCACAGCGCGCGGCTCGACACCTGGCTCACCCGCAGCGGCCAGCAGGTCCGCCACGCGCAATGCGTGCTGGCGTGGGATGCGCTGCCGCCGCCGATGGAAGCGGAGGCGCGCCTGTCCCGCCTGTGCGCCTGGGTGCTGGCCGCCGAGCAGGCCCCGGACGGCGAGGCGCCCGAATACACGCTGGTCCTGCCCGGCCTCGCGATCGGCCCCGCGCGCGGTCCGGCGCACCGCGATGCCTGCCTGCGCGCGCTGGCGCTGTGGGGCAGGCCGCCGGTGCCGGAGGCGGCCGCATGA
- a CDS encoding AAA family ATPase, with protein sequence MMSAQSSLSSVHPTPAMSSQPQPLSLSLPAALSQAQRALDRIVLGKPLQIRLALACLLARGHLLLEDLPGVGKTTLAHALARTLGLQYQRVQFTSDLLPADLIGVSIYVKDTGAFEFHPGPLFAQVVLADEINRATPKAQSALLEAMAEGQVTHDGATYPLPEPFFVIATQNPLNQIGTHPLPESQLDRFTMRLSLGYPDQRSERALYLGGGAAQAIEPALSAAQVVALQAAADAVHVAPALVDYVLALVNATRTDAQVQMGLSPRAGLALLAAARAWALIDGRDAVLPEDVQAVFNSVAAHRLLPTGGMLSATALAQRLLDTVAIP encoded by the coding sequence ATGATGTCCGCCCAATCTTCGCTGTCTTCCGTTCATCCCACCCCGGCTATGTCGTCGCAACCGCAGCCGCTGTCCCTTTCGCTGCCGGCCGCGCTGTCGCAGGCGCAGCGCGCGCTCGACCGCATCGTGCTCGGCAAGCCGCTGCAGATCCGGCTGGCGCTGGCCTGCCTGCTCGCGCGCGGGCACCTGCTGCTGGAAGACCTGCCGGGCGTCGGCAAGACCACGCTGGCGCATGCGCTGGCCCGCACGCTGGGGCTGCAGTACCAGCGCGTGCAGTTCACCAGCGACCTGCTGCCGGCCGACCTGATCGGCGTCTCGATCTACGTGAAGGATACGGGCGCGTTCGAGTTCCACCCCGGGCCGCTGTTCGCCCAGGTGGTGCTGGCCGACGAGATCAACCGCGCCACCCCCAAGGCGCAGAGCGCGCTGCTCGAAGCGATGGCCGAAGGCCAGGTGACGCACGACGGCGCCACCTATCCGCTGCCCGAGCCCTTCTTCGTCATCGCCACGCAGAATCCGCTCAACCAGATCGGCACGCATCCGCTGCCGGAGTCGCAGCTGGACCGCTTCACGATGCGGCTCTCGCTCGGCTATCCGGACCAGCGCTCGGAGCGCGCGCTCTACCTGGGCGGCGGCGCGGCGCAGGCGATCGAGCCGGCGTTGAGCGCCGCGCAGGTGGTGGCGCTGCAGGCCGCGGCGGATGCCGTGCACGTGGCGCCCGCGCTGGTCGACTACGTGCTCGCGCTGGTCAACGCCACGCGCACCGACGCGCAGGTGCAGATGGGTTTGTCGCCGCGCGCCGGGTTGGCGCTGTTGGCGGCCGCGCGGGCGTGGGCCCTGATCGACGGCCGCGATGCCGTGCTGCCGGAAGACGTGCAGGCCGTGTTCAACTCGGTGGCCGCGCACCGGCTGCTGCCGACCGGCGGCATGCTGTCGGCCACTGCGCTGGCGCAGCGGCTGCTCGATACGGTCGCCATTCCCTGA
- a CDS encoding TetR/AcrR family transcriptional regulator, whose product MAARGPRALSSTDNTKTASRRISGEAAQASLLEAARELFYQEGVRAVGVEAVVERAGVNKMSLYRQFKSKDDLVLAYLARSAENFWGYFNASMEAHPADARAQLLQFFIDLSGRASQAGYRGCPFVNVAAEFRDPSHPARQFVERNKTQLLARLRERAAAAGAIDPDALADDLAFLIEGAYTASQTFGAGAPRLMRSLPRTAATLLDAAIPARTAA is encoded by the coding sequence ATGGCAGCACGCGGGCCGCGCGCCCTTTCTTCCACCGACAACACCAAGACGGCCTCGCGCCGCATCAGCGGCGAGGCCGCGCAGGCCAGCCTGCTGGAGGCGGCGCGCGAGCTGTTCTATCAGGAGGGCGTGCGCGCCGTGGGCGTGGAGGCCGTGGTGGAGCGGGCGGGCGTCAACAAGATGAGCCTGTACCGCCAGTTCAAGTCCAAGGACGATCTCGTGCTGGCCTACCTCGCGCGCAGCGCGGAGAATTTCTGGGGCTATTTCAACGCCAGCATGGAGGCCCACCCCGCCGATGCGCGCGCCCAGCTGCTGCAGTTCTTCATCGACCTGTCGGGGCGGGCGAGCCAGGCGGGTTACCGGGGGTGTCCGTTCGTCAACGTGGCGGCGGAGTTTCGCGATCCGTCGCATCCCGCGCGGCAGTTCGTCGAGCGCAACAAGACGCAACTGCTGGCGCGCCTGCGCGAGCGCGCCGCGGCCGCCGGCGCCATCGACCCCGACGCGCTCGCCGACGATCTGGCCTTCCTGATCGAAGGCGCTTACACCGCCAGCCAGACCTTCGGTGCCGGCGCGCCGCGCCTGATGCGCAGCCTGCCGCGTACGGCCGCCACGCTGCTCGACGCCGCCATTCCCGCGCGCACGGCCGCCTGA
- a CDS encoding GNAT family N-acetyltransferase, producing the protein MLYTIHRYPAHWIDRWTMHDGTVATVRPILPQDAPLEAALVDGLSSESRYARFLVGGGHLSDEMLAAYTQVDYVNHLALVVSVADADAGERLIADGRFVLEDGVAEFALLVADAWQGKGVGRRLFAMLVQAARAVGAREVFGEVLSMNRRMIVMARDAGFHVAGVPGDATVCTVRLVLADRQAPVASIPFLFAATAG; encoded by the coding sequence ATGCTCTACACCATTCACCGCTACCCCGCCCACTGGATCGATCGCTGGACCATGCACGACGGCACGGTCGCCACCGTGCGCCCCATCCTGCCGCAGGACGCGCCGCTGGAGGCCGCGCTGGTCGACGGGCTGTCGTCCGAGTCGCGATATGCGCGCTTTCTGGTCGGCGGCGGGCACTTGTCCGATGAGATGCTCGCTGCCTACACGCAGGTCGATTATGTGAATCACCTGGCACTGGTGGTCAGCGTGGCCGATGCCGATGCCGGCGAGCGGCTGATCGCCGATGGCCGCTTCGTGCTGGAGGACGGCGTGGCCGAATTCGCCCTGCTGGTGGCCGATGCGTGGCAGGGCAAGGGCGTCGGCCGGCGCCTGTTTGCGATGCTGGTCCAGGCCGCGCGTGCAGTGGGCGCGCGGGAGGTCTTCGGCGAAGTGCTGTCGATGAACCGCCGCATGATCGTCATGGCCCGCGATGCCGGCTTCCATGTCGCCGGCGTGCCGGGGGATGCGACGGTCTGCACCGTGCGCCTGGTGCTCGCCGACCGGCAGGCCCCGGTGGCCTCGATTCCCTTTCTGTTCGCCGCGACCGCCGGCTGA
- a CDS encoding GntR family transcriptional regulator: MPDAVVPLYHQIYVVLRQQILEGKFGDGPMPGEIELARQFGASRVTMRRVFDYLVKEGLVRRHRGMGTFVVRPDDPEAAGGSQTLLQNIIDVGERTSAVVVEFEDVMAPPDEARLLEIAPGTPIKKLVRVRHLEDTPMALITTWLPMDVTVKLTPERLTNQSLLRLIEASGVRIDRASQVVSARLADVATAQYLDVAVGAPLLSVQRIVRAMSGRPVQLLQGPYRPDRYEYRMELSRVGEDRARLWIDNAGRSEDEDGEGEQGAPHDGLRG; this comes from the coding sequence ATGCCCGATGCCGTGGTACCGCTTTATCACCAGATTTACGTCGTGCTGCGCCAGCAGATTCTCGAAGGCAAGTTCGGTGACGGACCGATGCCCGGCGAGATCGAACTGGCACGGCAGTTCGGTGCATCGCGCGTCACCATGCGACGCGTGTTCGACTACCTCGTCAAGGAAGGCCTGGTGCGCCGCCATCGCGGCATGGGCACCTTCGTCGTGCGCCCAGACGATCCGGAGGCGGCCGGCGGCAGCCAGACCCTGCTGCAGAACATCATCGACGTCGGCGAGCGGACGTCCGCCGTGGTGGTCGAATTCGAAGACGTGATGGCGCCGCCCGACGAAGCCAGGCTGCTCGAGATCGCCCCCGGCACGCCGATCAAGAAGCTGGTCCGCGTGCGCCACCTGGAAGACACGCCGATGGCGCTTATCACCACCTGGCTGCCGATGGATGTGACCGTCAAGCTGACGCCGGAGCGCCTGACGAACCAGTCGCTGCTGCGGCTGATCGAGGCCTCGGGCGTGCGCATCGACCGGGCCTCCCAGGTGGTATCGGCGCGCCTGGCGGACGTGGCGACGGCGCAATACCTGGACGTCGCCGTGGGCGCGCCGCTGCTGTCCGTGCAGCGCATCGTGCGCGCGATGAGCGGGCGCCCGGTGCAGCTGCTGCAGGGCCCCTACCGGCCCGACCGCTACGAGTACCGCATGGAGCTGTCGCGCGTGGGCGAAGACCGTGCCCGCCTGTGGATCGACAACGCCGGCCGCAGCGAGGACGAAGACGGGGAAGGCGAACAGGGCGCCCCGCACGACGGCCTGCGGGGCTGA
- a CDS encoding winged helix-turn-helix transcriptional regulator: MKTPEPLPVPSASELVASMQAPCSIGAAVSLVGEKWTLLVLREAFSGVTRFDEFLRRIGCSSAILSSRLKALVAYGILRRVPYQEPGDRARDAYRLTRAGVDLLPAIVALMQWGDRYLTPDGEGPVLLRDRASGTPIHVALVNAAGQPVAPQDSVPERNPRYRHRAGRPNPPAEGDPEAVSNG, translated from the coding sequence ATGAAAACGCCCGAACCGCTCCCCGTTCCGTCCGCTTCCGAGCTGGTGGCATCGATGCAAGCGCCCTGCTCCATCGGCGCGGCGGTGTCGCTCGTGGGCGAGAAATGGACGCTGCTCGTGCTGCGCGAGGCGTTCTCGGGCGTAACACGATTCGACGAGTTCCTGCGCCGGATCGGCTGTTCGTCGGCGATCCTGTCGTCGCGGCTGAAGGCGCTGGTGGCGTACGGCATCCTGCGCCGGGTGCCCTACCAGGAACCGGGCGATCGGGCGCGCGATGCCTATCGGCTCACGCGCGCCGGGGTCGACCTGCTGCCGGCCATCGTTGCCCTGATGCAGTGGGGAGACCGGTACCTGACACCCGACGGCGAAGGCCCGGTGCTGCTGCGCGACCGCGCGAGCGGCACGCCGATCCACGTGGCGCTGGTCAACGCGGCCGGCCAGCCAGTGGCGCCGCAAGACTCGGTGCCGGAGCGCAACCCGCGCTACAGGCACCGCGCCGGCCGCCCAAACCCGCCGGCCGAAGGCGATCCGGAAGCGGTTTCGAACGGGTGA
- a CDS encoding transcriptional regulator, protein MKISFWRTQSPDRQHDTPSVHADGADSAARARPAPGGCLEPLSTRRRRAETAGDAAPVPRHRPLPPAGTQTASLSRKLQGWLGQDRPGLSPLALNRMPDAYAIEAAGNATAGSTYTYDGLLAHDILNLAAAGLGIASRSALAQRYRTALDAMLQADVAALKSASARNARPRRPGEPSAGPADSAEPAPDAHSRERDAARVEHLIVTRDPRGRWQYDRQKLLRIARDDAHPGARHARDVLMLMYVGSQQGVRRRNDAVYQACLSGLSAGASALMIAGTHGAALPVVAAGYAVAAAREVLWLGRPLAEEKQKMRDAKADQMMRIVNRELKQLNLRGTDQKAGASSAADPDDRLLEARAGIVAATFASAEQRVADQTFGKGIPGRWINHRKATVFKDEARAIVVDHALRRIGDALTHEATRSAEALTALQAIAQDPDLSLSGRARRLARHVKAAPGLLAIHTLLTDMGLRRGEALHVLSRLVDAELARASGGDAIPLLGNDAARIADRIHQPQLKDAPSQAAHAALHGALRRRSERV, encoded by the coding sequence ATGAAGATATCGTTCTGGCGCACGCAGTCCCCCGATCGCCAACATGACACCCCCAGCGTCCACGCGGACGGCGCGGACAGCGCTGCGCGGGCGCGGCCTGCGCCGGGCGGATGCCTGGAGCCACTCTCCACCCGGAGGCGGCGGGCGGAGACGGCAGGCGACGCCGCCCCGGTTCCGCGCCATCGGCCGCTGCCCCCTGCCGGCACGCAGACCGCCTCCCTGAGCCGCAAGCTGCAGGGCTGGCTGGGCCAGGACCGGCCCGGCTTGTCTCCGCTCGCGCTCAACCGGATGCCGGATGCGTATGCCATCGAAGCGGCCGGCAATGCCACGGCCGGCTCGACGTATACGTACGATGGCCTGCTCGCGCACGACATCCTGAACCTGGCGGCGGCGGGCCTCGGCATCGCTTCGCGCAGCGCCTTGGCGCAGCGTTACCGCACCGCGCTCGACGCCATGCTGCAGGCAGACGTTGCCGCCCTGAAAAGCGCATCGGCCCGCAATGCGCGGCCGCGCCGCCCCGGCGAGCCATCCGCCGGGCCGGCCGACAGCGCGGAGCCGGCCCCCGACGCGCACAGCCGGGAACGCGACGCCGCACGGGTGGAGCACCTGATCGTCACGCGCGACCCTCGCGGCCGGTGGCAATACGATCGGCAGAAGCTGCTGCGCATCGCGCGGGACGACGCGCACCCGGGGGCGCGGCATGCGCGCGACGTCCTGATGCTGATGTACGTCGGCAGCCAGCAGGGCGTGCGTCGGCGCAACGATGCCGTGTACCAGGCCTGCCTGTCGGGACTGAGCGCGGGTGCGAGTGCGTTGATGATTGCGGGGACCCACGGCGCGGCGCTGCCGGTGGTCGCGGCGGGCTACGCGGTGGCCGCTGCCCGTGAAGTGCTGTGGCTGGGCAGGCCGCTGGCCGAAGAAAAGCAGAAGATGCGCGACGCCAAGGCCGACCAGATGATGCGCATCGTGAACCGGGAACTGAAGCAGCTCAACCTCCGCGGGACGGACCAGAAAGCCGGCGCGTCATCGGCGGCCGATCCGGACGATCGGCTGCTGGAGGCAAGGGCCGGTATCGTTGCCGCCACGTTTGCGAGCGCGGAGCAGCGGGTGGCGGACCAGACCTTCGGCAAAGGGATTCCCGGCCGGTGGATCAACCATCGCAAAGCCACGGTGTTCAAGGACGAGGCGCGCGCCATCGTGGTAGACCACGCTCTACGGCGGATCGGCGACGCCTTGACGCATGAGGCCACGCGATCGGCCGAGGCCCTGACCGCGCTGCAGGCCATCGCGCAGGATCCCGACCTGTCGCTGTCCGGCCGCGCGCGCAGGCTGGCCCGGCACGTCAAGGCTGCTCCCGGCCTGCTGGCGATCCATACGCTGCTGACCGACATGGGCCTGCGCAGGGGCGAAGCGCTGCACGTCCTGAGCCGCCTCGTCGACGCGGAACTCGCGCGCGCATCGGGTGGCGACGCGATTCCCCTCCTGGGAAACGATGCGGCACGCATTGCCGACCGGATTCACCAGCCGCAGCTGAAAGACGCGCCGTCGCAGGCGGCACACGCGGCCCTGCATGGCGCGTTGCGCCGTCGTTCGGAGCGGGTGTAG
- a CDS encoding TonB-dependent siderophore receptor — MRNGVVVKNSGWAAGLAVALMGLPCVGNVSAQEVDLPATTASGQRQASGYRARESSLATRTDADLMEIPFAVSSVNAELIRTVAAGRGDDLYDWVAGVARQNSFGGLWDHYAVRGFAGDGNWAGTDYLLNGFSWNRGNSVPRDTATLERMEVLKGPASALYGRGDPGGIISYTTKQPQFKSANTVSVSAGSYGATRETLDSTGPLSDTLAYRLNLMHEANGSFRDTVSSKRYLVAPGFTWKAGPDTVVHYEMEAARQSAPLDRGVVAVNNQLGAIPASRFLGEPRDGDYEVRNLGHQLTVDHHIDADWSVNAGVAQRETDMYGYSTEATALQADARTLWRRYRYSNFHTSDLQGRLELIGRLRTGALSHTLVMGADAYQFRYDQLFQRSRPTATAPYAIDIFNPVYGQPAPALGTAVNALERDEGQGAYVQDTLALGERWKVIAGLRWDGYRQSIENRQSGTTTSQQQTAFSPRLGVVYQWSPAFSVYANTAYSFRPNSGTDVNGNAFDPEKGRGYEVGAKWAGPGWLATVAAFSVTKRNVLSADPANDGFSRAAGEVRSRGVELEWNGELGGGFRGIANLAYVDAEVTRDTVLTPGARLVNIPRVNGSAMLMYEFAPRFAQKAGVGAGVVYVGRRAGNTADTQDGFQLPAYATVQLNGYVQIDKHLRASVVLNNLFNRTYYASSYNSVWVTPGAPRSILGTLSYSF, encoded by the coding sequence ATGAGGAACGGGGTGGTGGTCAAGAACAGCGGATGGGCGGCCGGTCTCGCGGTCGCGCTCATGGGCTTGCCGTGCGTCGGCAATGTCTCGGCACAGGAAGTGGATCTCCCGGCGACCACGGCGTCGGGCCAGCGGCAGGCGTCCGGCTACCGGGCGCGGGAATCGTCGCTGGCCACGCGCACGGATGCCGATCTGATGGAGATTCCCTTTGCGGTCAGCAGCGTCAATGCCGAGCTGATCCGGACCGTGGCCGCCGGCCGCGGCGACGACCTGTACGACTGGGTGGCCGGTGTCGCGCGCCAGAACAGCTTCGGCGGCCTGTGGGACCACTACGCCGTGCGCGGCTTCGCCGGCGACGGCAACTGGGCCGGCACCGACTACCTGCTCAACGGCTTCTCGTGGAACCGCGGCAACAGCGTGCCGCGCGACACCGCCACCCTGGAGCGCATGGAGGTGCTCAAGGGACCGGCCTCCGCGCTGTACGGGCGCGGCGATCCGGGCGGCATCATCAGCTACACCACCAAGCAGCCGCAGTTCAAGAGCGCCAACACCGTCAGCGTGTCGGCCGGCAGCTACGGCGCCACGCGCGAGACGCTCGATTCCACCGGCCCGCTGTCCGACACGCTGGCCTACCGGCTGAACCTGATGCACGAGGCCAACGGCAGCTTCCGCGACACCGTGTCCAGCAAGCGCTACCTGGTCGCGCCGGGCTTCACCTGGAAAGCCGGCCCCGATACCGTCGTCCACTACGAGATGGAGGCCGCGCGCCAGAGCGCGCCGCTGGACCGCGGTGTGGTGGCGGTCAATAACCAACTGGGCGCGATCCCGGCCTCGCGCTTCCTCGGCGAGCCGCGCGACGGCGACTACGAGGTCCGCAACCTGGGCCACCAACTCACCGTCGACCACCACATCGATGCGGACTGGTCGGTCAATGCCGGCGTAGCGCAGCGGGAGACCGACATGTACGGCTACAGCACCGAGGCCACCGCGCTGCAGGCCGACGCACGCACGCTGTGGCGCCGCTATCGCTACTCGAATTTCCACACCAGCGACCTGCAGGGCCGCCTGGAACTCATCGGCCGGCTGCGGACCGGTGCCCTGTCGCACACGCTGGTGATGGGTGCCGACGCCTACCAGTTCCGCTACGACCAGCTGTTCCAGCGCTCCCGGCCGACAGCCACCGCGCCGTATGCCATCGATATCTTCAACCCCGTCTACGGCCAGCCCGCCCCCGCGCTGGGCACGGCGGTGAACGCACTGGAGCGCGACGAAGGCCAGGGTGCCTACGTACAGGACACGCTGGCGCTCGGCGAGCGCTGGAAGGTCATCGCCGGGCTGCGCTGGGACGGCTACCGCCAATCGATCGAGAACCGCCAGTCCGGCACCACCACCAGCCAGCAGCAGACCGCCTTCAGCCCGCGCCTGGGCGTGGTCTACCAGTGGAGCCCGGCCTTCTCCGTCTACGCCAACACCGCGTACTCGTTCCGCCCCAACAGCGGCACCGACGTGAACGGCAACGCCTTCGACCCGGAAAAGGGACGCGGCTACGAGGTGGGCGCCAAATGGGCCGGCCCGGGCTGGCTGGCGACGGTGGCGGCGTTCAGCGTGACCAAGCGCAACGTGCTGAGCGCCGATCCGGCCAACGACGGCTTCTCGCGCGCGGCCGGCGAAGTGCGCAGCCGCGGCGTGGAGCTGGAATGGAACGGCGAGCTCGGCGGCGGCTTCCGTGGCATCGCCAACCTGGCCTACGTCGATGCGGAGGTCACGCGCGACACCGTGCTCACGCCGGGCGCGCGCCTGGTCAACATTCCGCGCGTCAACGGCAGCGCGATGCTGATGTACGAGTTCGCCCCGCGCTTCGCGCAGAAGGCGGGCGTGGGCGCGGGCGTGGTCTACGTCGGCCGCCGCGCCGGCAACACCGCCGACACGCAGGACGGCTTCCAGCTGCCCGCCTACGCGACGGTGCAGCTCAACGGCTACGTGCAGATCGACAAGCACCTGCGGGCGTCGGTGGTGCTCAACAACCTGTTCAACCGCACGTACTACGCCAGCTCCTACAACAGCGTGTGGGTAACGCCCGGGGCGCCGCGCAGCATCCTCGGCACGCTGTCGTATTCCTTCTGA
- the modA gene encoding molybdate ABC transporter substrate-binding protein has protein sequence MSRFSLRACVRAVGLAAALSLGLGAQAQAAELVVSAAASLTNAFKTLAQSYEAQHPDTRVVLNFGASDVLMQQIVRGAPADVFASADQEAMDKAVSEKVIQSGSRRDFVANQLVLIVPSASAVPVHALGDLARPEVQRVAIGNPASVPVGRYAKRALEAAGLWQPVSAKAVLAQNVRQALDYVARGEVEAGLVFATDAAIAADKVKVAAPVPLSVPLTYPIAVTAGTRQPQQAADFVAFVLSPAGQAILAKYGFLKP, from the coding sequence ATGTCACGTTTTTCGTTGCGCGCATGCGTGCGCGCTGTTGGTCTGGCTGCCGCACTGTCGCTGGGGCTGGGCGCGCAGGCGCAGGCCGCCGAGCTGGTGGTGTCCGCCGCCGCCAGTCTGACCAATGCCTTCAAGACGCTCGCGCAGTCGTACGAGGCGCAGCATCCCGACACCAGGGTCGTGCTGAACTTCGGCGCTTCCGACGTGCTGATGCAGCAGATCGTGCGCGGCGCGCCCGCCGACGTGTTCGCCTCCGCCGACCAAGAAGCGATGGACAAGGCCGTGAGCGAGAAGGTCATCCAGTCCGGGTCGCGTCGCGATTTCGTGGCCAACCAGCTGGTGCTGATCGTGCCGTCGGCGAGCGCGGTGCCGGTGCATGCCTTGGGCGATCTGGCCCGCCCGGAGGTGCAGCGCGTGGCGATCGGCAATCCGGCCTCGGTGCCGGTGGGCCGCTATGCGAAGCGCGCGCTGGAGGCCGCCGGCCTGTGGCAGCCGGTGTCGGCCAAGGCGGTGCTGGCGCAGAACGTGCGCCAGGCGCTGGACTACGTGGCGCGCGGCGAGGTCGAGGCCGGCCTGGTGTTCGCCACCGACGCGGCCATTGCGGCCGACAAGGTGAAGGTGGCGGCGCCGGTGCCGCTGTCGGTGCCGCTCACGTATCCGATCGCGGTGACGGCCGGCACGCGGCAGCCGCAGCAGGCCGCCGACTTCGTCGCGTTCGTGCTGTCGCCGGCCGGTCAGGCCATTCTGGCCAAGTACGGTTTTCTGAAGCCGTAA